The Maridesulfovibrio sp. genomic sequence GCTGACGTGTGCCCAGAAGGATTCCCAATCCTTTTCGGATAGCAGGATGATCGTCAATGAGAATTAATCTTAGGGAAGAAGGATTATCTGTCATTATCCACCTCGAAATTTTTATTTGATTTAACGCATGTGGCTGTACATCTGACTACGGTACCGCCTAAGGGGCTTTTTTCTATTATCAGTTGCGCACCGATTACTTTTGCCCTGTGGTACATGATACTTGTACCGAGTCCTCCGTCTTCATTTTTCGAAGCACTTCGTCCTACTCCGTCGTCACTTACTGTCAGGGCAATCCTATCGGCTTTGCAACAATTCAGTTGAACATGGATATTTTTAGCCTCTGAGTGTTTCGCTGCGTTAGTGAGCGCCTCCTGAGCTATACGGTACAAGGCAGTTATGTTTTCATTCATACATTCTTCGCATGGGCAATTTTGGTTAAAGGTAACCCGTATGCCTGTTGCCTTGGCGATGCTACGGACCAGAGCCTCCAACGAAGGGCCGGAATTTCCATGTTCAACAGGCCACAGTCCTCGGGCTATCTTGTATGCCTCGTGAGTTGACGTCTTTAAAATTTCCGCTAATTCTGCCAACTCAGGACCGTCTTTGTCTTCTACATGTTCATATGACATGGCTATGGCGCGCAGCCGCGCACCGGTCAATTGCTGACAAAGGCTGTCATGCAATTCGCGGCTGAGCTGACGGCGTTCTTCCTCACTGATGCTGACAATTTTTTTCTCCAGCCTGTTTCTTTCTTCCATTTCTTTATGCAGTGACTGGTTTTTCTGCTCTAATTCAACGGAAAGGCGTTCCACAGAACTAAACGCATTGGAGAAAAGTTTGGATAATACCAGCGATTGAGAAAGTATAAATAAGCAAACAGCAGGTTCGACCAAATACACTGATTTTATGATTCCCATATGGACTAAAGGATCGTTAATGCCTGCGACAAACTGGATAATCAACCCGGTCAACAGGATTCTTGCGCCGGTCCGCTTACGTTTTACACACAGGGAAACCCGGTGCAGGTAATATGCAGCATAGAGAAAAGTCTGTAGCAGACAAACTGCAATAAACCAGTAAAGCGGGAGACCGGGTGCAAAGATAAGCAAAACAGAGAAAATAACGATTCTGGCATCCAATAAGTAGACGGGGAAAGAATGAAATTCATTTGGGTATATAGTCTTAAGAAAACGGTACAGCAGTGACGCCCAGCAGACAAAGCAGGTCAGGGAAAAAACTTCCATGGAGACCGAATTCCATCCGGGAAGTAGAAGGGAAATAACCCAGCGGGATGAGTTGGAAGTCACGCTGTAGCCGACTACCAACAAGCAGTAGAGGCCGAAGTATA encodes the following:
- a CDS encoding 7TM diverse intracellular signaling domain-containing protein produces the protein MLNNIFPILKWKHHKIVFILITVIVLGLTGCTADRPDKKLHAERGVIDLRGQDLSGGRIFALNGEWEFYWDRLLTPEKFSPENNLPEMSGFFSLPGTWRGHLVEGKRLGSTGQATFRLKLFTDQSVDRLTLRIFDIHEAYKLWANGELIAQSGLPGKSSETETPARTLKLAEVSLQGQPIDLVLQVSNYHFRRGGISEPILIARPGPLEAMQTRDWAISLFFAGCMLIMGIYHLVLYLWRKRDVAPLYFGLYCLLVVGYSVTSNSSRWVISLLLPGWNSVSMEVFSLTCFVCWASLLYRFLKTIYPNEFHSFPVYLLDARIVIFSVLLIFAPGLPLYWFIAVCLLQTFLYAAYYLHRVSLCVKRKRTGARILLTGLIIQFVAGINDPLVHMGIIKSVYLVEPAVCLFILSQSLVLSKLFSNAFSSVERLSVELEQKNQSLHKEMEERNRLEKKIVSISEEERRQLSRELHDSLCQQLTGARLRAIAMSYEHVEDKDGPELAELAEILKTSTHEAYKIARGLWPVEHGNSGPSLEALVRSIAKATGIRVTFNQNCPCEECMNENITALYRIAQEALTNAAKHSEAKNIHVQLNCCKADRIALTVSDDGVGRSASKNEDGGLGTSIMYHRAKVIGAQLIIEKSPLGGTVVRCTATCVKSNKNFEVDNDR